The segment ATCACAATTATGAACAGAAAAGAGGGGGCACCCGGATTTGAACCGGGGACctcttgatctgcagtcaaatgctctaccactgagctataccCCCTCACACTTAACTTTCTCGTGTGGGCCACCTTTAAAGCCATCTATCACCCGTGGTCATTACTATGTTAGATTGTTGTGATAGTATAAGATGTATTTGGCCATAATTGACGACAAACCAACTACATATAGTTTATGTCTGTGTTACATGTCAGTTTGCGTCACGGTactttgtatttaatgtgttaGCTAGCTAGCGGCTAACACCGGATGTGTCGTATTGAGAGCGCGACGCAACCGGATATTGAAGTGAGAGAAAGGAAAGTGGAAGAAACGGAATCACAATGGTATGCTTTTGATAACATGTCTTATAATTATCATTTTACCTTCGTAACCCGATTCGAAACcgtgctgttgtttttagtaTCTTTACGCGCATTTATTTCACCTCTTCGCAACTTTGTCTTGTCTGTATGAGCCTTAGAGACCAATAGTTGTGAATCTGATTAGTCACTCGAGCTAATGCTAGCTAGCGCTAGCATAAATTCGGCTGATAGTATTTTAAACTCATTTGTAGTTAATAGCTTGATATTAACAAACGTTAttgactgctgtgtgtgttttttttacagaataCCCGAGGACTTCGCTCTCAGCTGAAAGACAGTGTACCTGTGGCTGGTTTGTGTCCACACGGAGCGTTTGGAGTCCAGGACGCTCTGCGGAGCGGGTGAGACACGGAACACCACTCTGACTCTTGTTATAATACAGGTTCTGTTTGCACAGACACAGGTCTGGATGTGTGTCCGATTATAAGTGAGCAGAAAATATGGGACAAAAACCCGAACacatgtttcagtttatttagaaaCGGTGACCACAGTTCAATAAGTGTCTCACTCAGTGGTCACAGATCTCTGTTCATACTGAAGAGGTTCTAGTCAGTAGTGTTAGTTGATGACATGTGGTAATGTTACAATGTAGAAAGTAACTATTGGCTGAGTTTTTAACCTCTGAAATATCAGCATCTGCCTAAATAACCTGGAGTCTGACAGCTCTTGTGTCACTTTTATATTACTTTCAGCATCTGTCACGTATTTGCAAACTTATTCCTCTAAGGTTGTCTATATGATCCAATCTTAAACCACAGGACACATGTCTGCTGTCTGTTCCTAGCgtacagaaacatacagtaagatTTCACGTTTTCTGCTCCAGCAGAGGAAAATTTAGTGGAACAGTCTGGTGTCACAGCTTGAAGGCTTCAAGGCTGCTGTATACCCTGGAGCTAATGATTCTTTACCTACTAGTCTCTGTTCACAGCATATTTTAGCCTACTTAATATTGACTTATAGCTTCTCCTCTCCTTTGGTGTAATTAAGCTTTTATACACTGTTGTATGCTTTGATTAGTGTGTTATacaacagttttacagtttagtCCTTGATAGTTGACTGTCTTTGTACCAAATCAAATGTACGTGGTTCTGATCTCCACCTGCCTGTTTTCTCATTTTGCCACAGCTTTACCAGTGTCAAGAATGAGCTCCTTCCCAGCCACCCACTGGAGCTGTCAGAAAAGAACGTGAGTAgctttgaattgaattttcCTGGTGTGACGTTACATGTCTGACCAGTAGATCTTCCTAATTATgtaaagtttgtttgaaatgtaactAAAAGCCATTTATactaattattgtaattataatCATTGTTCCAGTTCCAGCTGAACCAGGACAAGATGAATTTCTCGACACTCCGAAACATCCAGGGCCTTCATGCACCACTCAAACTACAGATGGAGTACAGGGCAGCCAGACAGGTAACTGCATGTCCCAAATTCACGTCCACAGTCCTGATGTCCCTCGTCTTTTTCACTGACATCTGTCGTTTGTCCTTTTAGATCCAGCGCCTGCCTTTCTTACAGAGCTCAAACCTAGCTCTTGACACGCTGCGAGGCAGCGACGACTCCATTGGCTTTGAGGACATCCTCAGCGGTGAGGAACTCTACCCTCCTCCTTTATACAAGCCTCAACAGTCTGAACATGAAATCTGAccgctgtgctgtgtttgtgtctaccTTTCAGATCCCGCCCAGAGTGAAGTGATGGGTGAGCCTCACATGATGGTGGAATACAAACTTGGACTGTTGTGAAAGAAGACGgaaacagatgcacacatagatttagttttattatttgtcagcATACATTTGTTTATTGGCTCAAAAATTAGGTTGTGGAGAACATTGAAGCCAGCTGTGTTGTGGTAAAGACCAGGGCTTGGTGTGAGAGTTTGGGAGTGATCCAGTAAATGACGTGGTGCTGCTCCTGTATAATTCCAGTCTGGTTGGCAATTCTAATAAACTTCATCACCTTTCTCGGCTGTATTCATGTTGTCATTCTGGAGCTCCTTCACCAACAATGGTAATCTAAAGTTCTCtggaaatatgtttaaatggttttaaatacagtttttagtACAAATAATTATCTGACTGTGAGATCATGGTTAAAACAGTAGCTGTGgcaaatgaaacaaatgttggGAGCTATGGTGCTCAAGGGTTTTACGCATTATTATTATGGGGGATGAAAAGactaaagtgtaaataaataaatgtagaaatagatacataaacaacaaataaagataaacttaaataaaagagtttatacagaaataaatatctaaataaataaatacatctaagataatacataataaaatacaagaataaattaaactaattatgTATTTGTAAATTGCAGTACCTGTACACTTGTTCCTACTATTCCTCTTtatacatttcatttgttttagcttttctGTGTATGTATAGTAATTGGGTGGTGGTTATTGAGCATACAGACACCAAAAGAgaataaatacatgttaaatatataaataatgtgtaaaGAGGAAATGTTGAAACAAACGTAGACAACCTAAAATATTaagtcacatttatttatgcCTCTATTACTTTCTCTATGTATCAATTTGTTGTGAAGTATCAATATATCTTTTATTATAGATGCGTTTTAAGCATGAACATAGATATAGAAGTGGGTTTCTGCTTAATGAATGATGAAGAGCGACATCTAGTGGCTACACGCCATCAGAGCAGCTTTATTGCTGAGTGAATACCACTGGACTGGAAGTGTCGGAAGAATCGTTCATCCCGTCACCAAAAGGatctcatcactcacatcattcacatcactctcatcactctcatcactctcatcactctcatcactctcatcactcacatcactcacatcactctcatcactcccatcactctcatcactcccACCCCCCCCCTCACTCGCATCACGCTCATCACTCAACATCATTCAAATCACTCGCATAACTCACATCACCTCCCATCACTCTCATCACGCTCATCACTCACAGCACTCTCATCACTCCAgcactctcatcactcacatcaaCGCCCAGCACGCACATCAAttcacatcactctcatcactcacatcactcacatcacctcatcactcacatcattcacatcactcacatcactcgCATCACGCACATCCAcctcacatcactctcatcactcacatcactctcatcactctcatcactcacatcactctcatcactctcatcact is part of the Anabas testudineus chromosome 2, fAnaTes1.2, whole genome shotgun sequence genome and harbors:
- the pomp gene encoding LOW QUALITY PROTEIN: proteasome maturation protein (The sequence of the model RefSeq protein was modified relative to this genomic sequence to represent the inferred CDS: inserted 1 base in 1 codon), with translation MCRIESATQPDIEVXRKESGRNGITMNTRGLRSQLKDSVPVAGLCPHGAFGVQDALRSGFTSVKNELLPSHPLELSEKNFQLNQDKMNFSTLRNIQGLHAPLKLQMEYRAARQIQRLPFLQSSNLALDTLRGSDDSIGFEDILSDPAQSEVMGEPHMMVEYKLGLL